From Rhodovastum atsumiense, a single genomic window includes:
- a CDS encoding mannitol dehydrogenase family protein, translated as MSAIELSRRTLAAITAPVRLPGYDPATVVPGIVHLGFGGFHRAHMARYTHELMQRDLAALSWGIVGAGLLPADKRMHDAMVPQDALYTLIERGAGGEAVSVIGSVARIIYAGESSAALLAELDNPAIRIASLTVTENGYCLDPATRRLDPGHPAIRQDLATPESPRSAIGILVEACRRRRAAAGAPFTALSCDNIQHNGDVLREAVLTLAELRGSGLAGWIAAHVPFPNTMVDRITPVTAPEDIAHLERRYGIADRWPVVCEDFTQWVIEDRFAAGRPAWEQVGAQFVPDVAPYEMMKLRLLNGSHLAVAALGRLCGYTYIDETMADPLFRRYMAALMDRETGPTLPDVPRIDLADYKRTLIARFANPAIKDTVERVNTDAPLNVLVVPITARLEQGGSIDLLALALAGWMRRVRGDDEQGRPIDVRHPMAALLRQKAEEGGQDPAPLLSIRPLFGLLGTDARLTVPVRKWLGSLYEVGSHRTLERAAVELGF; from the coding sequence ATGAGCGCGATCGAGCTCAGCCGCCGCACCCTCGCCGCCATCACGGCGCCCGTGCGGCTTCCCGGCTACGATCCCGCCACCGTCGTGCCGGGCATCGTGCATCTTGGCTTCGGCGGGTTCCATCGTGCCCACATGGCCCGCTACACGCACGAGCTGATGCAGCGCGACCTTGCGGCGCTGTCCTGGGGCATCGTCGGGGCGGGCCTGCTGCCGGCCGACAAGCGCATGCACGACGCCATGGTGCCGCAGGACGCGCTGTACACCCTGATCGAGCGCGGTGCCGGCGGCGAGGCCGTCTCGGTGATCGGCTCGGTGGCGCGCATCATCTACGCAGGCGAGTCCAGCGCTGCCCTGCTGGCCGAGCTGGACAACCCGGCGATCCGCATCGCGAGCCTGACCGTCACCGAGAACGGCTATTGCCTCGATCCCGCGACCCGCCGGCTCGACCCCGGCCATCCGGCGATCCGGCAGGACCTCGCCACCCCGGAAAGCCCCCGCAGCGCCATCGGCATCCTGGTGGAAGCCTGCCGGCGGCGACGCGCGGCGGCCGGGGCGCCGTTCACCGCGCTGTCCTGCGACAACATCCAGCACAACGGCGATGTGCTGCGCGAGGCGGTGCTGACGCTGGCGGAGCTGCGCGGATCCGGCCTCGCCGGATGGATCGCGGCGCATGTGCCCTTCCCCAACACCATGGTCGACCGCATCACGCCGGTGACGGCGCCGGAGGACATCGCCCATCTCGAGCGTCGCTACGGCATCGCCGACCGCTGGCCGGTGGTCTGCGAGGACTTCACGCAATGGGTGATCGAGGACAGATTCGCCGCCGGCCGGCCGGCCTGGGAACAGGTCGGCGCGCAGTTCGTGCCGGACGTGGCCCCGTACGAGATGATGAAGCTGCGCCTGCTCAACGGCAGCCATCTCGCGGTGGCCGCGCTGGGGCGGCTCTGCGGCTACACTTATATCGATGAGACCATGGCCGACCCGCTGTTCCGCCGCTACATGGCGGCGCTGATGGACCGCGAGACCGGCCCGACCCTGCCGGATGTACCGAGGATCGACCTGGCCGACTACAAGCGGACCCTGATCGCCCGCTTCGCCAATCCCGCCATCAAGGACACCGTCGAACGGGTCAACACCGACGCACCGCTGAACGTGCTGGTGGTGCCGATCACGGCCCGGCTGGAACAGGGCGGCAGCATCGATCTGCTCGCCCTCGCCCTGGCCGGCTGGATGCGGCGCGTGCGCGGCGATGACGAACAGGGGCGACCGATCGACGTGCGCCACCCGATGGCGGCGCTGCTGCGGCAGAAGGCGGAAGAGGGTGGCCAGGATCCCGCCCCCTTGCTGTCGATCCGGCCATTGTTCGGATTGCTTGGCACGGATGCGCGCCTGACCGTGCCGGTTCGCAAATGGCTTGGCAGCCTCTATGAGGTTGGCAGCCACCGAACCCTGGAACGGGCGGCCGTGGAACTGGGCTTCTGA
- a CDS encoding carbohydrate ABC transporter permease codes for MTPSSKGHSLAAGVLAWAAAVVMFFPILWMGLASLKTEAQAVQTPPTLLFAPTLENYAEIFDRANYVAFAMNSVVIALATTVLMLAIAVPAAFAMAFYPTPRTRGTLLWMLSTKMLPAVGVLVPIYLIARDTGLLDSRIALIVVYTLSNLPIGVWMLFTFFRETPKDIIEASRIDGADVRQAILYVLLPLVAPGIASTGLLSVILCWNEAFWSLNLSVHDAAPLPAFIASFSAPQGLFWAKLSAASTLAIAPILVLGWISQRQLVRGLTFGAVK; via the coding sequence ATGACGCCGTCGTCCAAGGGCCACAGCCTCGCCGCCGGGGTGCTGGCCTGGGCCGCGGCGGTGGTGATGTTCTTCCCGATCCTGTGGATGGGGCTGGCCAGCCTCAAGACCGAGGCACAGGCGGTGCAGACGCCGCCCACATTGCTGTTTGCGCCGACGCTGGAAAACTACGCGGAGATCTTCGATCGCGCCAACTATGTCGCCTTCGCCATGAACAGCGTGGTGATCGCCCTGGCGACGACGGTACTGATGCTGGCGATCGCGGTGCCGGCGGCCTTCGCCATGGCGTTCTATCCGACGCCGCGCACCCGCGGCACGCTGCTGTGGATGCTCTCGACCAAGATGCTGCCCGCGGTCGGCGTGCTGGTGCCGATCTACCTGATCGCGCGGGACACGGGGCTGCTCGATTCCCGCATCGCGCTGATCGTTGTCTACACACTCAGCAACCTGCCGATCGGCGTGTGGATGCTGTTCACTTTCTTCCGCGAGACGCCAAAGGACATCATCGAGGCCAGTCGCATCGACGGCGCCGACGTGCGCCAGGCGATCCTGTACGTGCTGCTGCCGCTGGTCGCCCCCGGCATCGCCTCGACCGGGCTGCTCTCGGTGATCCTGTGCTGGAACGAGGCGTTCTGGAGCCTCAATCTTTCGGTCCACGACGCCGCCCCCCTGCCCGCCTTCATTGCCTCCTTCTCGGCGCCACAGGGGTTGTTCTGGGCCAAGCTCTCGGCTGCCTCCACGCTGGCGATCGCGCCGATCCTGGTACTGGGCTGGATCAGCCAGCGACAGCTCGTGCGCGGCCTGACCTTCGGTGCCGTCAAGTAA
- a CDS encoding carbohydrate ABC transporter permease, whose product MHSSPATATLRRFLTPRPRTAADGQGGRVRTLPLVAPAVGLLLLWSLIPLAMTLYFSFRRYNMLNPDLAGWAGFNNYRFLLRDPALVQSLWVTVLLVGAVLAITVCLGAVLAALFQAEFPGRGIARVMMISPFFVMPTVSALIWKNLLMHPVNGLFAWITGLFGLPPVDWFAELPLASVIMIVSWEWLPFAFLILLTALQSLDEETLEAARLDGAGPVSIFRHVQVPHMGRAISVVVMMETIFLLGVFAEIYVTTSGGPGLATTNLAFLIYQRALLAFNVGSASAAGVIAIVLANIMAAFLVRTVARKLDA is encoded by the coding sequence ATGCACAGCAGCCCGGCGACGGCGACCCTGCGCCGATTCCTGACGCCGCGCCCCCGCACGGCGGCGGACGGACAGGGGGGACGGGTCCGCACCCTGCCCCTGGTGGCGCCGGCGGTGGGGCTGCTGCTGCTGTGGTCGCTGATCCCGCTGGCAATGACGCTGTATTTCTCGTTCCGTCGCTACAACATGCTGAACCCGGACCTGGCGGGCTGGGCGGGCTTCAACAACTACCGCTTCCTGCTGCGCGATCCTGCCCTGGTGCAGTCGCTATGGGTCACCGTGCTGCTGGTCGGCGCCGTGCTGGCGATCACCGTCTGCCTCGGCGCCGTGCTCGCCGCCCTGTTCCAGGCCGAGTTCCCCGGCCGCGGCATCGCCCGGGTGATGATGATCTCGCCGTTCTTCGTGATGCCCACGGTCAGCGCGCTGATCTGGAAGAACCTGCTCATGCATCCGGTGAACGGGCTGTTCGCCTGGATCACCGGCCTGTTCGGCCTGCCCCCGGTCGACTGGTTCGCCGAGCTGCCGCTTGCCTCGGTCATCATGATCGTGTCCTGGGAATGGCTGCCCTTCGCCTTCCTGATCCTGCTGACGGCGCTGCAGTCGCTCGACGAGGAGACGCTGGAGGCGGCGCGGCTCGACGGCGCCGGGCCGGTCTCGATCTTCCGGCATGTCCAGGTGCCGCACATGGGCCGCGCCATCAGCGTCGTGGTGATGATGGAAACGATCTTCCTGCTCGGCGTCTTCGCCGAGATCTACGTCACCACCTCCGGCGGGCCGGGGCTTGCCACCACCAACCTTGCCTTCCTGATCTACCAGCGCGCGCTGCTGGCCTTCAATGTCGGCTCGGCCTCGGCAGCGGGGGTGATCGCCATCGTCCTGGCCAACATCATGGCCGCCTTCCTGGTGCGCACCGTGGCACGGAAGCTCGACGCATGA
- a CDS encoding ABC transporter substrate-binding protein produces the protein MRRTITAIVAVAGILSGTEVCAETITVATVNNADMIIMQRLSPQWEQRTGNRINWVVLEENVLRQRATTDIATRGGQFDVLTIGSYEAPIWAKQNWLTPLDDFPKGYDYEDIFPTVREALSGDGRLVAVPFYAESSFTMYRRDLFEQAGLQMPQQPSYDDIEGFARTLTKRDQQQYGICLRGKPGWGENTAYFSTLVNTFGGRWFDEKWNAELDTKPWQDAAGFYVHLLRDYGPPGASSNGFNENLALFATGHCAIWIDATVAAGFVTNRKGSQVADRVGFAQAPVARVPNGSHWFWAWALAVPKTSKKPDTAKSFLAWATSKDYIAQVGKSEGWASVPPGTRKSTYDNPEYVKAASFATLVNQAIQTADLRHPSAQPVPYVGIQYVAIPEFQAIGTTVGQALAGALTGQSSVEDALKGAQASVTATMQQAGYQ, from the coding sequence ATGCGTCGGACGATCACCGCCATCGTCGCCGTCGCCGGAATCCTGTCCGGCACGGAGGTTTGCGCCGAGACCATCACCGTCGCGACCGTCAACAACGCCGACATGATCATCATGCAGCGCCTCTCGCCGCAATGGGAGCAGCGCACCGGCAACCGGATCAACTGGGTGGTGCTGGAAGAGAACGTGCTGCGCCAGCGCGCCACCACCGACATCGCCACGCGCGGCGGACAGTTCGACGTGCTGACCATCGGCTCCTACGAGGCGCCGATCTGGGCGAAGCAAAACTGGCTCACCCCGCTCGATGATTTCCCGAAAGGCTACGACTACGAAGACATCTTCCCGACGGTGCGGGAGGCGCTGTCGGGCGATGGCCGGCTGGTCGCGGTGCCGTTCTACGCCGAGAGCTCCTTCACCATGTACCGCCGGGACCTGTTCGAGCAGGCCGGGCTGCAGATGCCGCAGCAGCCGAGCTACGACGACATCGAGGGGTTCGCCCGCACGCTGACCAAACGCGACCAGCAGCAATACGGCATCTGCCTGCGCGGCAAGCCGGGCTGGGGCGAGAACACCGCCTATTTCAGCACGCTGGTGAACACGTTCGGCGGCCGCTGGTTCGACGAGAAATGGAACGCGGAACTGGACACGAAGCCCTGGCAGGACGCGGCCGGCTTCTATGTTCACCTGTTGCGCGACTACGGCCCACCGGGCGCCAGCTCCAACGGGTTCAACGAAAACCTGGCGCTGTTCGCCACCGGCCATTGCGCCATCTGGATCGATGCCACCGTCGCCGCCGGCTTCGTCACCAACAGGAAGGGCAGCCAGGTCGCCGACCGGGTCGGCTTCGCCCAGGCGCCGGTCGCGCGCGTGCCGAATGGCTCGCACTGGTTCTGGGCCTGGGCGCTCGCAGTGCCGAAGACCTCGAAGAAGCCGGACACGGCGAAGTCGTTCCTGGCCTGGGCGACGTCGAAAGACTACATCGCCCAGGTCGGCAAATCCGAAGGCTGGGCCAGCGTGCCGCCGGGCACGCGCAAATCCACCTACGACAATCCGGAGTATGTGAAGGCCGCCAGCTTCGCGACCCTGGTCAACCAGGCGATCCAGACCGCCGACCTGCGCCACCCGAGCGCCCAGCCCGTGCCCTATGTCGGCATCCAGTACGTCGCGATCCCGGAATTCCAGGCGATCGGCACCACCGTCGGACAGGCACTGGCCGGCGCGCTGACCGGCCAGAGCAGTGTCGAGGATGCCCTGAAAGGGGCACAGGCATCGGTCACCGCGACCATGCAGCAGGCGGGCTACCAGTAA
- a CDS encoding HNH endonuclease → MPDGGQHFPALVLNADFRPLSYFPLSVWSWQDAVKAVFLDRVSVLSEYDAEVRSPSMSMRLPSVIALKDYIPAARRPAFTRFNVFLRDAFACQYCGERQPTPELTFDHVIPRSRGGRTTWENVVTACGPCNLRKGSRLPRECQMYPRAAPEQPSTWQLQENGRAFPPNYLHESWRDYLYWDSELEN, encoded by the coding sequence TTGCCGGACGGCGGACAACATTTTCCTGCGCTGGTACTGAATGCGGATTTCCGTCCGCTCTCGTACTTTCCCCTGTCCGTCTGGTCATGGCAGGACGCGGTCAAGGCCGTGTTCCTCGACCGCGTTTCGGTGCTGAGCGAGTACGACGCCGAGGTCCGTTCGCCCAGCATGTCGATGCGCCTGCCGAGCGTGATCGCCCTGAAGGACTACATCCCGGCGGCGCGCCGCCCGGCGTTCACCCGCTTCAATGTCTTCCTGCGCGACGCCTTCGCCTGCCAGTATTGCGGCGAGCGGCAGCCGACCCCGGAGCTGACCTTCGACCATGTGATCCCGCGCAGCCGCGGCGGGCGCACCACCTGGGAGAACGTCGTGACCGCCTGCGGCCCGTGCAACCTGCGCAAGGGCAGCCGCCTGCCGCGGGAATGCCAGATGTATCCGCGCGCGGCACCGGAGCAACCTTCCACCTGGCAACTGCAGGAGAACGGGCGCGCCTTCCCGCCGAACTACCTGCACGAGAGCTGGCGCGACTACCTGTACTGGGACAGCGAGCTGGAAAACTGA
- a CDS encoding alpha/beta hydrolase: MTSMPGAIQAVTPQEEHATMLDGPRWGPKEGRAAQLVVLCHGVGADGHDLIDLAPWWATAMPQAAFVAPDAPFPYDGAPMGRQWFGLWDRTPTQLEAGVDAAAPLLGAFIDAELARLGLPADAYALMGFSQGAMTALHTGLRRPVPPRVILAFSGALLAPHRLGEAPARPPVLLVHGEVDEVVPPSRSREAEAALLAAGFPVESLFCPRLGHGIDEAGLARGALALQRAFAEK, from the coding sequence ATGACCTCCATGCCGGGCGCTATACAGGCTGTGACGCCGCAGGAGGAGCACGCGACGATGCTGGACGGGCCGCGCTGGGGACCGAAGGAGGGCCGCGCCGCGCAACTGGTGGTGCTGTGCCATGGCGTGGGCGCGGATGGTCATGATTTGATCGATCTGGCGCCCTGGTGGGCCACAGCCATGCCGCAGGCCGCCTTCGTCGCCCCCGATGCCCCGTTCCCTTACGATGGCGCGCCGATGGGCCGGCAATGGTTCGGCTTGTGGGATCGCACGCCGACGCAACTGGAAGCGGGCGTGGATGCGGCGGCGCCGCTGCTGGGCGCTTTCATCGATGCGGAACTGGCCCGGCTCGGGCTGCCGGCGGATGCCTATGCCTTGATGGGGTTCAGCCAGGGGGCAATGACCGCGCTGCACACCGGGCTGCGCCGCCCCGTGCCGCCCAGGGTCATCCTGGCCTTTTCCGGCGCCTTGCTGGCGCCGCACCGGTTGGGGGAGGCGCCGGCGCGTCCGCCGGTCCTGCTGGTGCATGGGGAGGTGGACGAGGTGGTGCCACCCTCGCGCTCGCGGGAAGCGGAGGCGGCATTGCTGGCGGCGGGGTTCCCGGTGGAAAGCCTGTTCTGTCCCCGACTCGGGCATGGCATCGACGAGGCGGGACTGGCGCGGGGTGCGCTGGCATTGCAGCGTGCTTTCGCGGAAAAATAA